In one Pseudarthrobacter sp. NBSH8 genomic region, the following are encoded:
- a CDS encoding amino acid permease, protein MSPKDLTQSIMRRKPIDDIEEENKHSGLFKSLGLWQLTAIGVGGIIGVGIFSLAGLVAAGSGDNPGVGPAVLFSFLIAGLASAAAALSYAEFAGMIPRAGSAYTYGYVALGEIIGWFIGWDLLLEYIAIVAVVAIGISGYFDAFLTGIGIHMPAWMTATPDEGTGGIVNIPAIAVCLLVTWILSRGTKTFGRFELVAVGIKVVLILFIIGLGIFYIDTGNYNPFMPSGFGPVVAGAATVFFAVFGYDAMSTAAEEATDGKKHMPKAIIMSLIIAMLLYVAATLVLTGMQNYQDIDPKAGFASAFNGVGLPVIATIISVFAVLSILTVMLTFLLGVTRVWFSMSRDGLLPGWFAKTDRHGTPQRVTWIAGIASALLAGVFPIKAVADLTNIGILAAFVVVCFSVIVFRYKKPDAPRTFRLPLMPLVPAFGVLASGFLMFQLHWETWLRFSVWLVIGLVIYFGYGRKHSLMNPDSPRHEEAVEMHRPLG, encoded by the coding sequence ATGAGCCCTAAAGATTTGACCCAGTCGATCATGAGGCGCAAGCCCATTGACGACATCGAAGAAGAGAACAAACACAGCGGATTGTTCAAGAGCCTCGGGCTCTGGCAACTGACGGCCATCGGCGTCGGCGGGATCATCGGCGTCGGTATTTTCTCCCTGGCCGGGCTGGTGGCTGCCGGTAGCGGAGACAACCCCGGCGTCGGCCCGGCGGTGCTGTTTTCCTTCCTGATCGCCGGCCTCGCCAGCGCGGCGGCCGCGCTGTCCTACGCGGAATTCGCCGGCATGATCCCTCGGGCGGGCTCGGCCTACACGTACGGCTACGTGGCGCTCGGCGAGATCATTGGTTGGTTCATTGGCTGGGATCTGCTGCTCGAGTACATCGCGATTGTGGCAGTAGTGGCCATCGGCATATCCGGCTACTTCGACGCGTTTCTGACCGGCATTGGCATCCATATGCCCGCCTGGATGACCGCGACTCCGGACGAGGGAACTGGCGGTATCGTCAACATCCCGGCGATCGCGGTTTGCCTGCTCGTGACCTGGATCCTGTCCCGAGGCACAAAGACGTTCGGCCGCTTCGAACTCGTGGCCGTCGGAATCAAGGTAGTCCTGATCCTGTTCATCATCGGTCTCGGCATCTTTTACATCGATACGGGCAACTACAACCCGTTTATGCCCAGCGGCTTCGGCCCGGTTGTAGCGGGCGCGGCCACGGTGTTCTTCGCCGTCTTCGGTTACGACGCCATGAGTACCGCCGCGGAAGAGGCGACCGACGGCAAGAAGCACATGCCGAAGGCCATCATCATGTCCCTCATCATCGCGATGCTCCTGTACGTCGCCGCCACCCTGGTACTCACCGGCATGCAGAACTACCAGGACATCGACCCCAAAGCCGGTTTCGCCTCCGCGTTCAACGGGGTGGGACTGCCGGTCATCGCCACGATCATCTCGGTCTTTGCCGTGTTGTCCATCCTGACGGTGATGCTCACCTTCCTGCTCGGCGTCACCCGTGTCTGGTTCTCGATGAGCCGCGACGGTTTGCTCCCTGGCTGGTTCGCCAAGACGGACCGCCACGGCACTCCCCAGCGCGTCACCTGGATTGCCGGCATCGCTTCCGCCCTGCTGGCCGGCGTGTTCCCGATCAAGGCAGTCGCCGACCTGACCAACATCGGCATCCTGGCCGCGTTCGTCGTCGTCTGCTTCTCGGTGATCGTGTTCCGCTACAAGAAGCCTGACGCACCACGCACCTTCCGGCTGCCCCTGATGCCGCTTGTTCCGGCCTTCGGCGTCCTGGCGTCCGGATTCCTGATGTTTCAGCTGCACTGGGAGACGTGGCTGCGTTTCAGCGTCTGGCTCGTCATTGGCCTGGTCATCTACTTCGGCTACGGCCGTAAGCACTCGCTGATGAACCCTGACAGTCCCCGGCACGAGGAAGCCGTGGAAATGCACCGGCCCCTCGGCTGA
- a CDS encoding carbohydrate ABC transporter permease, whose amino-acid sequence MSLRSSSGNPVTGKPVGGTADRRLVPRRRKNFLGPQPLGLLFSAPYVIYILAVLAFPLGYAVYISFHDFFFTAPRVTVDRPFVGFDNYITVLSDPAVQRSFLNIGVFLIINVPLTVGLSLLLANALNRVTRLKTFFRLSYYVPYVTASVAVVGVWLFLFQGNGLINTLLGPLAPSPSWLVNSWLAMPTVALYVTWKQLGFFILLYLAALQNIPDELYESAAVDGGNKWVQFWNITVPGVRPASVLVTLLATITGANLFTEPYLLTGGGGPDGASASPVFIMYQRGILQGNPDVAAALGVVLVIGVLLIALIQKRLVGGKED is encoded by the coding sequence ATGTCACTCCGCTCTTCCAGTGGGAACCCCGTCACGGGGAAACCGGTTGGCGGGACGGCGGACCGGCGGCTGGTGCCCAGGAGGCGTAAGAACTTCCTGGGTCCCCAGCCGCTGGGGCTGCTGTTCAGCGCCCCCTATGTCATCTACATCCTGGCTGTCCTGGCGTTTCCCCTCGGCTACGCCGTCTACATTTCCTTCCACGATTTCTTCTTCACGGCACCACGGGTCACGGTGGACCGGCCGTTTGTAGGGTTCGATAACTACATCACCGTCCTCTCCGACCCCGCCGTCCAGCGCTCGTTCCTGAACATCGGCGTCTTCCTGATCATTAACGTCCCGTTGACGGTGGGCCTGTCCCTGTTGCTGGCTAACGCCCTGAACCGTGTGACCCGGCTGAAGACGTTCTTCCGCCTCAGCTACTACGTTCCCTACGTGACGGCGAGCGTCGCCGTCGTGGGTGTCTGGCTGTTCCTGTTCCAGGGAAACGGGCTGATCAACACGCTGCTCGGGCCCCTGGCGCCGTCCCCCTCCTGGCTGGTGAATTCGTGGCTGGCCATGCCCACCGTGGCGCTCTACGTGACGTGGAAACAGCTGGGATTCTTCATCCTGCTGTACCTCGCGGCGCTACAGAACATCCCCGATGAGCTGTACGAATCAGCGGCTGTGGACGGCGGCAACAAGTGGGTCCAGTTCTGGAACATCACAGTGCCCGGCGTCCGGCCCGCCAGCGTCCTGGTCACGCTGCTGGCCACCATCACCGGCGCGAACCTCTTCACCGAGCCGTACCTGCTGACCGGCGGCGGCGGCCCGGACGGGGCCTCGGCCTCCCCCGTGTTCATCATGTACCAACGGGGCATCCTGCAGGGAAACCCCGACGTCGCGGCCGCGCTGGGCGTGGTGCTGGTGATCGGCGTCCTGCTGATCGCCCTGATCCAGAAACGCCTCGTCGGCGGGAAGGAGGACTGA
- a CDS encoding LysR substrate-binding domain-containing protein, with the protein MLDVRRLRLLRELKIRGTLAEVAEALQYSPSSVSQQLALLEKEVGVELLRKTGRRVQLTPQAEVLVAHTGQLLETLEQAEADLAASLTTVTGTVRIAVFQSAALALMPDTLTRMTAEYPEVRIEMIQREPETALHETWARDFDLVIAEQYPGHAAPRYPELDRIKLTTDAIRLAVPPADSSRPPITSLEDTAALPWVMEPRGAASRHWAEQACRSTGFEPDVRFETADLQAQIRLIESGNAVGLMPDLVWTGRGTTARLLDLPGHPRRTVFTSVRRASAQRPAILAARETLAATAISVARTDDGGASG; encoded by the coding sequence ATGCTCGATGTCCGTCGCCTGCGGCTTCTCCGCGAACTGAAGATCCGGGGCACCCTGGCGGAGGTGGCGGAGGCACTGCAGTACAGCCCGTCGTCGGTCTCCCAGCAGCTGGCCCTGCTGGAAAAGGAAGTGGGCGTGGAGCTGCTCCGGAAAACGGGGCGCCGCGTGCAGCTGACGCCCCAGGCCGAAGTCCTGGTGGCCCACACCGGCCAGCTGCTCGAAACCCTGGAGCAGGCGGAAGCGGACCTGGCGGCGTCGCTGACCACTGTCACGGGAACGGTCCGGATTGCGGTGTTCCAGTCCGCGGCCCTGGCGTTGATGCCGGACACGCTCACGCGGATGACGGCGGAATACCCGGAGGTCCGGATCGAAATGATCCAGCGCGAACCGGAAACGGCGCTGCACGAGACGTGGGCGCGCGATTTTGACCTGGTCATCGCCGAACAGTATCCGGGCCATGCCGCCCCGCGGTACCCGGAACTGGACCGCATCAAGTTGACCACTGACGCGATCCGACTGGCCGTTCCGCCGGCGGATTCCAGCCGGCCGCCCATAACGTCGCTGGAAGACACTGCCGCACTGCCATGGGTTATGGAGCCCCGCGGTGCAGCCTCCCGGCACTGGGCGGAGCAGGCCTGCCGGAGTACGGGATTCGAGCCCGACGTGCGCTTCGAGACAGCGGACCTGCAGGCGCAAATCCGGCTGATTGAGTCCGGAAATGCCGTGGGGCTGATGCCGGACCTCGTCTGGACGGGGCGGGGCACCACCGCCCGGCTGCTGGATCTGCCGGGGCATCCGCGCCGGACCGTGTTCACGTCGGTGCGACGCGCCAGCGCGCAGCGGCCCGCCATCCTCGCCGCCCGCGAGACGCTGGCAGCCACTGCCATCTCAGTAGCAAGGACGGACGACGGCGGCGCGTCCGGGTAG
- a CDS encoding glycosidase has protein sequence MTSPHTSVLPTVPFTLTRAGVVMTPEPGNDFEAEGVLNPASGRGPDGELYLLPRLVATGNVSRVGLAKVVINDDGVPTGVEREGVVLAPDEGWERGMNNAGTEDPRTTWVPALGKHLMTYVAYGPLGPRLAFAHSEDLRNWERLGPCFFEYQADLSMDLNLFPNKDAVFFPEPVNDPDGVPSYAILHRPMWDLGWIRPGEGEHLPAGVTDNRPGIWISYVAVADVERDLRNLVHLGKHRLVALSEFPFEELKIGGGPPPIRVDEGWLLIHHGVAGKMAASAFEQQQNVNYTAAAMILSADDPSQVIARSDKPLLAPETEDEISGIVPNVVFPTAIEKIGDQLFVFYGMADSKIGVAKLDRV, from the coding sequence ATGACTTCCCCCCACACTTCTGTACTGCCCACTGTCCCCTTCACCCTCACCCGCGCCGGCGTCGTCATGACCCCCGAGCCCGGCAACGACTTCGAGGCCGAGGGCGTTCTCAACCCCGCCAGCGGCCGCGGCCCGGACGGCGAGCTGTACCTGCTGCCGCGGCTTGTGGCCACCGGCAACGTGTCCCGCGTGGGCCTCGCCAAGGTGGTCATCAACGATGACGGCGTGCCCACCGGCGTGGAACGCGAGGGTGTGGTCCTGGCCCCGGACGAAGGCTGGGAACGCGGCATGAACAACGCCGGCACCGAGGATCCGCGCACCACCTGGGTGCCCGCCCTCGGCAAGCACCTCATGACCTACGTGGCGTACGGCCCGCTGGGGCCCCGCCTCGCCTTCGCGCACTCCGAGGACCTCCGGAACTGGGAACGCCTGGGCCCCTGCTTCTTCGAGTACCAGGCCGATCTCTCCATGGACCTGAACCTCTTTCCCAACAAGGACGCGGTGTTCTTCCCGGAGCCGGTGAACGACCCCGACGGCGTGCCCTCCTACGCCATCCTGCACCGCCCCATGTGGGACCTCGGCTGGATCCGTCCCGGCGAAGGCGAGCACCTGCCCGCCGGCGTGACGGACAACCGTCCCGGCATCTGGATCTCCTACGTGGCCGTGGCCGACGTGGAGCGGGACCTGCGCAACCTGGTGCACCTGGGCAAGCACCGTCTGGTGGCCCTCAGCGAGTTCCCCTTTGAGGAACTGAAGATCGGCGGCGGCCCGCCCCCCATCCGCGTGGACGAAGGCTGGCTCCTGATCCACCACGGTGTGGCCGGCAAGATGGCCGCGTCTGCCTTCGAGCAGCAGCAGAACGTCAACTACACCGCGGCGGCCATGATCCTGTCCGCGGATGATCCGTCCCAGGTCATCGCCCGCAGCGACAAGCCCTTGTTGGCGCCCGAAACCGAGGACGAGATTTCCGGGATCGTGCCGAACGTGGTGTTCCCCACCGCCATCGAGAAAATCGGCGACCAGCTGTTTGTGTTCTACGGGATGGCGGACTCCAAAATCGGTGTGGCCAAACTGGACCGGGTCTGA
- a CDS encoding trehalase-like domain-containing protein, translating to MATPLNQSVADSALLTRSLPLGLLRTFIQSDLADEGFTPTLLAELKVLARVPGLLVACNYGGTLCDAEGISTETLPLGSAAIALRALAALPNTHAAVVSGRSLRDLAAVSRLPAEVHLIGSHGAESDMAFAHVQDLATEATLHQVSTVLSEAVGFHEGIWIERKPVAVSVHTRPASPAVVQVVTETAREIAKAHGLFFIVDGSVLDLSVVEPAKADALENLRSRLGASAALYAGDAYSDELAMATLRGPDLGLRVGPGETRASHRLRDPESFARVLALLFELRRAWLFGEDAVGLERHTMIGNGSSTALVTPDAKVCWMSHPLPDSGSLFAHILGGDAAGHFSVEPVKASQVLGQRYVDSTMIVETRWADVTVTDYLEPAPEGITSLVRVLSGTGGARIVFAPRPDYANAPFSMEARGDELHVVGTSDPIFLFAPGVSFTITSDGLHATATASVNLQDGPVVLNLRCGDTEPAQVHPGGETDRRAGVALHSRRWVQELELPSVKPSLVRRSALVLRALVHEPTGAVLAAPTTSLPEGIGGTRNWDYRYCWLRDGSMTVNALVDLGSTAEAAGFLSWLGRILEHAPGPEWLHPLYSVTGAPLSTEAVIDSLPGYAGSRPVRIGNAADHQVQLDVFGPVAELIDSVSSRNGVLEDDHWDLLVQMAAAVLARWHEPDHGIWEARRPPRHHVYTKVMCWVTLDRALRTAARHGRVPDPSWEPLARTIREEVLREGWDDSAASFTVAYDSPDLDAAVLHIGLSGLLDVTDQRFLDTVTAVERELRVGPTVFRYRYDDGLPGLEGGFHICTTWLIEAYVAVGRIEEAWDLFDQLVNLFGPTGLLPEEYDPSTETHLGNHPQAYSHLGFIRCARILDRHKPEVKRP from the coding sequence ATGGCTACGCCGTTGAATCAGAGCGTGGCGGATTCCGCCCTGCTGACCAGATCGCTGCCGCTTGGCCTGCTGCGGACGTTCATCCAGTCGGACCTGGCGGACGAAGGCTTCACGCCAACCCTCCTGGCCGAATTGAAGGTCCTGGCCCGCGTCCCCGGGCTGCTGGTGGCTTGCAACTACGGCGGAACCTTGTGCGATGCGGAGGGAATCTCCACGGAGACCCTGCCTCTGGGGAGCGCTGCGATTGCGCTCCGAGCCCTGGCCGCCCTGCCCAACACCCATGCCGCGGTCGTCTCAGGGCGCTCGCTGCGTGACCTCGCCGCAGTGTCCCGGCTGCCCGCGGAGGTGCATCTCATCGGATCGCACGGCGCGGAGTCGGACATGGCCTTCGCCCACGTCCAGGACCTCGCCACCGAAGCCACGCTCCACCAGGTCAGCACAGTACTGTCTGAGGCCGTGGGTTTCCATGAGGGCATCTGGATCGAGCGGAAGCCGGTGGCCGTGTCCGTGCACACCCGGCCAGCCTCACCGGCGGTGGTGCAGGTGGTGACGGAAACGGCGCGGGAGATCGCCAAGGCACATGGGCTGTTCTTCATCGTGGACGGTTCGGTCCTGGACCTCTCCGTAGTGGAACCGGCCAAGGCGGACGCCCTGGAAAATCTCCGGTCCCGGCTGGGCGCGAGTGCTGCGCTGTACGCCGGGGACGCCTACAGCGACGAACTGGCCATGGCCACGCTCCGCGGCCCGGACCTGGGGTTGCGCGTAGGCCCGGGGGAAACCCGCGCTTCCCACCGGCTGCGGGACCCGGAATCCTTCGCCCGCGTGTTGGCCCTCCTGTTCGAGCTGCGGCGGGCCTGGCTTTTCGGCGAGGACGCAGTTGGGCTGGAACGCCACACGATGATCGGCAACGGATCCTCCACCGCCTTGGTCACTCCGGATGCCAAGGTCTGCTGGATGAGCCACCCCCTCCCGGATTCAGGATCGCTGTTCGCCCACATCCTGGGCGGTGACGCCGCCGGGCACTTCTCCGTTGAGCCCGTCAAAGCCTCACAGGTTCTGGGCCAGCGCTACGTGGACAGCACCATGATCGTGGAGACGCGCTGGGCGGACGTGACAGTCACGGACTACCTGGAGCCGGCACCGGAAGGGATCACCAGCCTGGTCCGGGTGCTCTCCGGCACCGGCGGCGCCAGGATTGTCTTCGCACCCCGGCCGGACTACGCCAACGCGCCGTTCAGCATGGAAGCCCGCGGCGATGAACTCCATGTGGTGGGAACCTCCGATCCAATCTTCCTTTTTGCCCCGGGAGTCAGCTTCACCATCACCTCTGACGGCCTCCACGCCACGGCCACCGCTTCGGTCAACCTCCAGGATGGCCCGGTGGTCCTCAACCTGCGCTGCGGCGACACCGAACCCGCGCAGGTGCACCCCGGCGGGGAGACCGACCGGCGGGCCGGGGTGGCGCTCCACTCCCGCCGCTGGGTGCAGGAACTGGAGCTGCCCTCGGTGAAGCCATCACTGGTCCGCCGCTCAGCCCTGGTTCTCCGCGCCCTTGTGCACGAGCCCACGGGTGCCGTGCTGGCCGCGCCCACCACGTCCCTGCCCGAAGGAATCGGCGGCACCCGGAACTGGGATTACCGCTACTGCTGGCTGCGGGACGGGTCCATGACCGTCAACGCGCTGGTGGACCTGGGATCCACGGCGGAGGCGGCCGGGTTCCTCAGCTGGCTGGGCCGGATCCTTGAGCACGCACCGGGCCCGGAATGGTTGCATCCGCTGTACTCGGTGACGGGGGCGCCCCTGTCCACGGAGGCTGTCATCGACAGCCTGCCCGGGTATGCGGGATCCCGGCCGGTCCGGATCGGCAACGCCGCGGACCACCAGGTCCAGCTGGATGTCTTCGGTCCGGTGGCTGAGCTGATCGACAGCGTCAGCTCACGGAATGGTGTCCTCGAGGATGACCACTGGGACCTGCTGGTGCAGATGGCGGCGGCCGTCCTGGCCCGGTGGCACGAGCCGGACCACGGCATCTGGGAAGCCCGGCGCCCGCCGCGGCACCACGTCTACACCAAGGTGATGTGCTGGGTGACGCTGGACCGCGCACTCCGGACCGCCGCCCGGCACGGCAGGGTGCCGGACCCGTCGTGGGAACCCCTGGCCCGGACCATCCGCGAAGAAGTCCTGCGCGAAGGCTGGGATGACTCGGCCGCGTCCTTTACAGTGGCCTACGACAGCCCCGACCTGGACGCAGCCGTCCTGCACATCGGGCTTTCCGGCCTGCTGGATGTCACGGACCAGCGGTTCCTGGACACGGTCACCGCCGTGGAACGGGAACTGCGGGTGGGCCCCACCGTGTTCCGGTACAGGTACGACGACGGCCTGCCGGGTTTGGAGGGCGGCTTCCACATCTGCACCACCTGGCTGATTGAGGCCTACGTTGCGGTGGGCAGGATCGAGGAGGCCTGGGACCTGTTCGACCAGCTGGTGAACCTCTTCGGCCCCACCGGCCTGCTGCCCGAGGAATACGATCCCAGCACGGAGACGCACCTGGGGAACCACCCGCAGGCCTACTCGCACCTGGGGTTCATCCGCTGCGCCCGGATCCTGGACAGGCACAAGCCGGAGGTCAAGAGGCCGTAG
- a CDS encoding FAD-dependent oxidoreductase, giving the protein METILDTVVIGGGAMGSAAAWALARRGRQVTLLEQFGPGHHNGASHGSTRNLNPGYHRPEFVAMLVEGLALWEELEQDSGELLLTRTGIVNHGPDPRLALVQAALTEAGLRAESLRPEEAAERWRGIRFDQPVLFMPDGGQLNPEAALPVFQRLAAARGAEIRHHTKVVELKIMDDGVRLTLADQSPVASGRTEVVTAAQAVVTAGGWTEKLLSGAAGSGKLRIPRLTVTQEQPAHFRVADQGALWPGFNHTPGPGPAYKGWYSPVYGMHTPGEGIKAGWHGVGPVVDPDRRSFLPETVQLAALQDYARTWLPGVDAESFEAISCTYTTTPDEDFILDRIGPVVIGAGFSGHGFKFTPVVGRILADLATGTRDVPQIFSAAR; this is encoded by the coding sequence GTGGAAACAATCCTGGACACTGTTGTGATCGGCGGCGGAGCAATGGGCTCTGCGGCTGCCTGGGCGTTGGCCCGCCGTGGCCGGCAGGTCACGCTGCTGGAACAGTTCGGCCCCGGCCACCACAACGGGGCATCGCACGGCAGCACCCGCAACCTGAATCCGGGATACCACCGGCCGGAGTTCGTGGCCATGCTGGTCGAGGGGCTGGCGCTATGGGAGGAACTCGAGCAGGACAGCGGCGAACTGCTGCTCACGCGCACGGGGATCGTCAACCATGGCCCTGATCCGCGGCTCGCGCTGGTGCAAGCAGCGCTCACCGAGGCAGGCCTCCGGGCGGAGTCCCTAAGGCCGGAGGAGGCCGCCGAGCGGTGGCGCGGCATCCGCTTCGACCAGCCGGTCCTTTTCATGCCCGACGGCGGCCAGCTGAACCCCGAGGCCGCACTCCCCGTCTTCCAGCGACTCGCCGCAGCCCGCGGCGCAGAGATCCGGCACCACACCAAGGTGGTGGAGCTGAAAATCATGGACGACGGCGTCCGGCTCACTTTGGCGGACCAAAGCCCTGTCGCCTCGGGACGGACCGAGGTGGTCACCGCCGCGCAGGCCGTGGTGACAGCCGGCGGCTGGACGGAGAAGCTGCTGTCCGGCGCGGCCGGAAGCGGAAAACTCAGAATTCCCCGGCTCACGGTCACCCAGGAGCAGCCGGCACACTTCCGCGTCGCCGATCAAGGAGCTTTGTGGCCCGGCTTCAACCACACTCCGGGACCCGGACCTGCCTACAAGGGCTGGTATTCACCCGTCTATGGGATGCACACTCCGGGCGAAGGAATCAAGGCCGGCTGGCACGGCGTCGGTCCCGTGGTGGATCCGGACCGGCGGTCCTTCCTCCCCGAAACAGTCCAGCTCGCGGCCCTGCAGGATTATGCCCGGACCTGGCTGCCAGGTGTGGACGCCGAGTCATTCGAGGCCATCAGCTGCACGTACACCACCACTCCGGATGAGGACTTCATCCTCGACCGGATCGGTCCGGTGGTCATCGGCGCCGGCTTCTCCGGGCACGGCTTCAAGTTCACTCCCGTGGTGGGCCGGATCCTCGCGGACCTGGCCACGGGGACCCGGGACGTCCCGCAGATCTTCTCGGCGGCCCGCTGA
- a CDS encoding carbohydrate ABC transporter permease, with protein MSVTNAQNAKNDDDASRLPEQAEPVLRSDSGVEKRRNLGVGSFFLLGGGAFVFLFPFYYMLIGSLQASPDTSIFGAFPNPANITGANYVQINESINLFRGLLNSGIFTGGVILFTVIFGLLVGYALAQMKFRGRGVVFGMMLLVQMIPFQLLLIPLYVMIVRDYGLADSYLGMILPFAINSTAVFVFRQYFLQLPSTLFEAARIDGASELRILWQIAIPLVRPAIVTAVLLTFIGPWNEFLWPFLVTKEQSLQPLAVSLANFISNIAGQAGNPFGAILAGACVLAAPAVALFIFFQRQFISTNIGSSVKG; from the coding sequence ATGTCCGTCACCAACGCACAAAACGCCAAGAACGACGACGACGCCAGCAGGCTCCCCGAGCAGGCGGAACCTGTGCTTCGTTCCGACTCGGGCGTCGAAAAGCGCCGCAACCTGGGCGTGGGCAGCTTCTTCCTGCTGGGCGGGGGCGCCTTCGTTTTCCTCTTCCCGTTCTATTACATGCTCATCGGGTCGCTGCAGGCCTCCCCGGACACCTCGATTTTCGGCGCGTTTCCCAATCCGGCCAACATCACCGGCGCGAACTATGTGCAGATCAACGAGTCCATCAACCTGTTCCGCGGGCTGCTCAACTCCGGCATCTTCACCGGCGGTGTCATCCTCTTTACGGTGATTTTCGGGCTGCTGGTGGGCTATGCCCTGGCGCAGATGAAGTTTCGCGGCCGCGGCGTGGTGTTCGGCATGATGCTGCTGGTCCAGATGATCCCCTTCCAGCTGCTGCTCATCCCGCTGTACGTCATGATCGTGCGCGATTACGGCCTTGCGGACAGCTACCTGGGCATGATCCTGCCGTTCGCCATCAACTCCACGGCGGTGTTTGTGTTCCGCCAGTACTTCCTCCAGTTGCCCTCAACCCTGTTTGAGGCGGCCCGGATCGACGGCGCCTCGGAGCTGCGGATCCTGTGGCAGATCGCCATTCCGCTGGTGCGGCCAGCCATAGTCACCGCCGTGCTGCTGACCTTCATCGGCCCGTGGAACGAGTTCCTCTGGCCGTTCCTGGTCACGAAGGAGCAGTCCCTGCAGCCGTTGGCCGTGTCACTGGCCAACTTCATCTCCAACATCGCCGGCCAGGCCGGCAACCCGTTCGGTGCCATCCTTGCCGGTGCCTGCGTCCTGGCGGCCCCCGCCGTCGCGCTGTTCATTTTCTTCCAGCGCCAGTTCATTTCCACCAATATCGGTTCCAGCGTAAAGGGCTAA
- a CDS encoding AEC family transporter — MVGVLQGFFVVWSIIMVGWFVGRQRILGDNARQVLSGLTFFVASPALLFETLSKAQLGEVFAEPLLVTAVSAVCTALIFFSIVKFVLKRALPEAVMSSMAASLANSANLGIPIAVYVLGDASYVAPLLIFQLAFLTPVFLMILDASTSSHRTTPWGFILMILRNPMIVGSGLGLLVAGTGWDVPPLVLEPIHLIGGAAIPAMLIAFGMSLSGSRPLQAAAGRRVDTLLASAFKLVVHPAIAYVFARFALGVEGQALFAAVVVASLPTAQNVFVAASRYQTGTTVAKDTVLITTVVAVPAMTGVALLLN; from the coding sequence TTGGTAGGGGTGCTGCAGGGCTTCTTTGTTGTCTGGTCCATCATCATGGTGGGCTGGTTCGTGGGCCGCCAACGGATCCTTGGCGACAACGCCCGCCAGGTCCTCAGTGGCCTGACATTCTTCGTGGCCAGCCCCGCCCTGCTCTTCGAGACCCTCAGCAAAGCGCAGCTGGGGGAAGTCTTCGCGGAACCGCTGCTGGTCACTGCAGTGTCCGCCGTCTGCACCGCCCTTATCTTCTTCAGCATTGTGAAGTTCGTCCTGAAGCGTGCGTTGCCGGAGGCCGTGATGTCCTCGATGGCCGCTTCCCTGGCCAACTCCGCGAACCTTGGTATCCCCATCGCCGTATACGTCCTGGGCGACGCCAGTTATGTGGCGCCGCTGCTGATCTTCCAGCTGGCCTTTCTCACGCCGGTTTTCCTGATGATCCTGGACGCCAGCACCAGCTCGCACCGCACCACGCCCTGGGGATTCATCCTGATGATCCTGCGGAACCCGATGATTGTTGGCTCCGGCCTGGGCCTGCTTGTGGCAGGGACAGGCTGGGACGTTCCGCCGCTGGTCCTTGAGCCCATCCACCTCATTGGCGGGGCGGCCATTCCGGCCATGCTGATTGCCTTCGGCATGAGCCTGAGCGGCAGCCGGCCTCTGCAGGCGGCCGCCGGCAGGCGCGTGGACACGCTTCTGGCCAGCGCCTTCAAACTTGTGGTCCACCCGGCCATTGCCTATGTTTTTGCCCGCTTCGCCTTGGGTGTCGAAGGCCAGGCGTTGTTCGCGGCCGTGGTGGTTGCTTCCCTCCCCACGGCGCAAAATGTCTTTGTGGCGGCCAGCCGCTATCAGACCGGCACCACCGTGGCCAAGGACACCGTCCTGATCACCACGGTGGTGGCGGTACCCGCCATGACCGGCGTCGCCCTCCTGCTTAACTGA
- the panD gene encoding aspartate 1-decarboxylase has product MNRTMFKSKIHRATVTHADLHYVGSVTVDLDLLDAADILPGELVAIVDVTNGARLETYTIAGERGSGVIGINGPAAHLVHENDVVILITYAAMTTEEARAYEPRVVHVDQDNRIIQLGNDPAEGLTPGLMRPPFALNNAAL; this is encoded by the coding sequence ATGAATCGCACAATGTTCAAGTCCAAAATTCACCGGGCCACCGTCACACACGCCGACCTGCACTACGTAGGATCGGTCACCGTTGACCTGGACCTGCTGGATGCTGCCGATATCCTTCCCGGTGAGCTCGTGGCCATCGTTGATGTGACCAACGGTGCGCGCCTGGAGACCTATACCATCGCCGGCGAGCGCGGCTCCGGTGTCATTGGCATCAACGGCCCGGCCGCGCACCTGGTGCATGAAAATGACGTAGTCATCCTCATCACCTACGCGGCCATGACCACCGAGGAAGCCCGGGCCTATGAGCCCCGCGTGGTCCACGTGGACCAGGACAACAGGATCATCCAGCTTGGCAATGACCCCGCCGAGGGCCTCACGCCGGGCCTGATGCGCCCGCCGTTCGCCCTTAACAACGCCGCCCTGTAG